The sequence below is a genomic window from Planctomycetota bacterium.
GGTGCTGCTTGCTCTGCTGGCCGCTGGCGGGATCGGCTTTTGGCAGCTGCAGGCCTGGCCGTTGCGGCTGGCTTCGGCGCTGCTGGTGGCGCTGGCGGAAACGCTGCTGCTGATTGCCACCCACGAGGCCTGCCATGGCACCCTGCTGGGCCGGCCGCGGCTGGAGTTGGCGCTAGCGGCGCTGATCAGCTGGCCGATGGCCTGGCCCTTGTTCACCTATCGGTTGTTGCATCGTCTGCATCACCGCTGGAATGGGCGCGACCAGCGCGACCCTGAGCGGATTCGGCAGCAGCAGCCGGGGAGCTGGCGCTGGCTGGTGCTGGCGGGCGGTGCCGGTTTGATCCTGCGCACCCTGCAGGAGGCCCTGCGGCTGCAGGCGCAGCACCCGGCCCTGCGCCGCGCCCTGCTGCTCGATGGACTCGGGATTGTGTTGGTGCAGGCGCTGATCCTGGCGCTGGTGGTCCAGCACGGCCAGCTGCTGGCCTATGCCCTGAGCTGGCTCGTGGTGGAGCGGGTGGCGGGGGCGCTGCTGCAGCTCCGGGGTGCCATCGAGCACTGGCAGCTCTGGCAACCGCAACCCCATCCGCTCCTGAGCCAGCTGTATGGCTCCCGCACGGTTGCAGTGCCCAATTGGCTGAACGGTTGGCTGGGGGGCTTGCCGCATCACAGCGCTCACCATGCTTTCCCGCTGATTGCCACGGGCCGTTTGCCACAGGCCACGGCGCGCTTGCAGGCGGTGTTGCGCGCCCATGGCTACCCAGCCTTGCCGTGTTGCCAGGGCTACGGCGAAGCCCTCAAGCAGCTCGGTTAACGCCATCAGACTGAAGCGGCCAGCCGTGCCGCATCGTGAGTTTGGATCGCAGCGTGAGCCTGCTGGAGGCGAGCCGCTTCTGGTGGCAGCTGGGCTGGGTGAGCTTCGGCGGGCCCGCCGGGCAGATTGCG
It includes:
- a CDS encoding fatty acid desaturase — protein: MLLALLAAGGIGFWQLQAWPLRLASALLVALAETLLLIATHEACHGTLLGRPRLELALAALISWPMAWPLFTYRLLHRLHHRWNGRDQRDPERIRQQQPGSWRWLVLAGGAGLILRTLQEALRLQAQHPALRRALLLDGLGIVLVQALILALVVQHGQLLAYALSWLVVERVAGALLQLRGAIEHWQLWQPQPHPLLSQLYGSRTVAVPNWLNGWLGGLPHHSAHHAFPLIATGRLPQATARLQAVLRAHGYPALPCCQGYGEALKQLG